In a single window of the Cydia strobilella chromosome 13, ilCydStro3.1, whole genome shotgun sequence genome:
- the LOC134746601 gene encoding arginyl-tRNA--protein transferase 1 isoform X1 — protein MFHSIVEYYADSQDRCGYCKSPNTHFSHGMWAHSMTVSDYQDLIDRGWRRCGKYCYKPTMDVTCCPMYTIRCRALEFKATKSQKKVLKRFNKYLVGQDTNEKSEPTGDGNRKMSTCSSEADMAEGVEQFLESTNVPQKINISNIVKADEDEAFEDAKEQSKEEPKVLIESASNPVSNPLDKSKPKEMKKGEGYDPAKAPSKKAKQLRLERKMEKLKEKGIDINSLSNTNKNKEKEVEDFINELPDDVKHKLEIKLVRTAPPSPEWEATMTETCEVYAKYQTIIHNDKPEKCTPTKFHSFLVQSPLLEEHSESAPPCGYGSFHQQYWLDGKLIAVGVIDILPKCVSSVYFFYDPAYTHLTLGTYGALREIAFTRQLQSVSPALKYYYMGYYIHSCKKMRYKGNFYPSDLACPETYKWCPLKDCIPKLEVTPYSRLDPDIDSVDDNYPKDGDINYVPVLAKCVVMPYKTYKRKYEKGNFEELLLQYSQLVGVVCAKRMIIVSQ, from the exons ATGTTTCATAGCATTGTAGAATATTATGCAGATAGCCAGGACAGATGTGGCTACTGCAAAAGTCCCAATACGCATTTCAGCCATG GTATGTGGGCACATTCTATGACTGTTAGCGACTATCAAGATCTCATCGATAGAGGCTGGCGGAGATGTGGAAAATATTGTTACAAGCCGACTATGGATGTTACTTGCTGCCCTATGTACACTATAAG GTGTAGAGCATTAGAATTTAAAGCTACTAAGTCTCAGAAGAAAGTATTGAAGcgtttcaataaatatttagtggGACAAGATACAAATGAGAAATCTGAGCCTACTGGGGATGGCAACAGGAAGATGTCTACTTGCAGTAGTGAGGCGGACATGGCAGAGGGGGTGGAGCAATTCCTGGAGAGTACAAATGTGCCACAGAAAATTAACATTAGTAACATTGTAAAGGCAGACGAAGATGAGGCTTTTGAAGATGCTAAAGAGCAATCTAAAG AAGAACCAAAAGTACTAATAGAATCTGCTTCCAATCCAGTAAGCAATCCATTAGATAAGAGTAAGCCAAAAGAAATGAAAAAAG GTGAAGGCTATGACCCAGCTAAAGCTCCAAGTAAAAAAGCAAAGCAATTAAGATtggagaggaaaatggagaaaCTTAAGGAAAAAGGGATTGATATTAACTCTTTGTCcaatacaaacaaaaataagGAAAAAGAAGTAGAGGACTTTATAAATGAATTACCCGATGATGTCAAACACAAATTAGAG ATAAAATTAGTGAGAACCGCACCTCCGAGCCCTGAATGGGAGGCAACTATGACAGAGACTTGTGAAGTTTATGCCAAGTATCAGACAATCATACATAATGACAAACCAGAAAAATGTACACCAACAAAGTTCCATAGCTTTTTAGTGCAGAGCCCATTGCTG GAAGAACATAGTGAATCTGCCCCCCCATGTGGCTATGGCTCTTTCCATCAACAATATTGGCTTGACGGAAAGCTCATAGCTGTTGGTGTTATAGACATACTACCTAAGTGCGTCTCATCAGTTTATTTCTTCTATGACCCAGCATATACACATCTTACACTGGGCACTTATGGAGCTTTAAG GGAGATAGCATTTACTCGACAGCTGCAGTCAGTCAGTCCCGCGCTAAAGTATTACTACATGGGCTACTACATCCACTCCTGTAAGAAGATGCGTTACAAGGGCAACTTCTATCCTTCAGATCTAGCATGCCCTGAGACTTATAAATGGTGCCCATTAAAGGACTGTATTCCTAAGCTCGAAGTAACGCCATATTCTAGATTAGACCCGGACATTGATAGTGTTGACGACAACTATCCGAAAGATGGCGATATTAATTATGTACCCGTGTTGGCCAAATGTGTTGTAATGCCATATAAAACTTATAAGAGGAAATATGAGAAGGGTAACTTTGAAGAGCTATTGCTGCAGTATTCACAATTAGTTGGAGTGGTTTGTGCCAAGCGCATGATAATAGTAAGTCAATAA
- the LOC134746601 gene encoding arginyl-tRNA--protein transferase 1 isoform X2, with product MFHSIVEYYADSQDRCGYCKSPNTHFSHGMWAHSMTVSDYQDLIDRGWRRCGKYCYKPTMDVTCCPMYTIRCRALEFKATKSQKKVLKRFNKYLVGQDTNEKSEPTGDGNRKMSTCSSEADMAEGVEQFLESTNVPQKINISNIVKADEDEAFEDAKEQSKEPKVLIESASNPVSNPLDKSKPKEMKKGEGYDPAKAPSKKAKQLRLERKMEKLKEKGIDINSLSNTNKNKEKEVEDFINELPDDVKHKLEIKLVRTAPPSPEWEATMTETCEVYAKYQTIIHNDKPEKCTPTKFHSFLVQSPLLEEHSESAPPCGYGSFHQQYWLDGKLIAVGVIDILPKCVSSVYFFYDPAYTHLTLGTYGALREIAFTRQLQSVSPALKYYYMGYYIHSCKKMRYKGNFYPSDLACPETYKWCPLKDCIPKLEVTPYSRLDPDIDSVDDNYPKDGDINYVPVLAKCVVMPYKTYKRKYEKGNFEELLLQYSQLVGVVCAKRMIIVSQ from the exons ATGTTTCATAGCATTGTAGAATATTATGCAGATAGCCAGGACAGATGTGGCTACTGCAAAAGTCCCAATACGCATTTCAGCCATG GTATGTGGGCACATTCTATGACTGTTAGCGACTATCAAGATCTCATCGATAGAGGCTGGCGGAGATGTGGAAAATATTGTTACAAGCCGACTATGGATGTTACTTGCTGCCCTATGTACACTATAAG GTGTAGAGCATTAGAATTTAAAGCTACTAAGTCTCAGAAGAAAGTATTGAAGcgtttcaataaatatttagtggGACAAGATACAAATGAGAAATCTGAGCCTACTGGGGATGGCAACAGGAAGATGTCTACTTGCAGTAGTGAGGCGGACATGGCAGAGGGGGTGGAGCAATTCCTGGAGAGTACAAATGTGCCACAGAAAATTAACATTAGTAACATTGTAAAGGCAGACGAAGATGAGGCTTTTGAAGATGCTAAAGAGCAATCTAAAG AACCAAAAGTACTAATAGAATCTGCTTCCAATCCAGTAAGCAATCCATTAGATAAGAGTAAGCCAAAAGAAATGAAAAAAG GTGAAGGCTATGACCCAGCTAAAGCTCCAAGTAAAAAAGCAAAGCAATTAAGATtggagaggaaaatggagaaaCTTAAGGAAAAAGGGATTGATATTAACTCTTTGTCcaatacaaacaaaaataagGAAAAAGAAGTAGAGGACTTTATAAATGAATTACCCGATGATGTCAAACACAAATTAGAG ATAAAATTAGTGAGAACCGCACCTCCGAGCCCTGAATGGGAGGCAACTATGACAGAGACTTGTGAAGTTTATGCCAAGTATCAGACAATCATACATAATGACAAACCAGAAAAATGTACACCAACAAAGTTCCATAGCTTTTTAGTGCAGAGCCCATTGCTG GAAGAACATAGTGAATCTGCCCCCCCATGTGGCTATGGCTCTTTCCATCAACAATATTGGCTTGACGGAAAGCTCATAGCTGTTGGTGTTATAGACATACTACCTAAGTGCGTCTCATCAGTTTATTTCTTCTATGACCCAGCATATACACATCTTACACTGGGCACTTATGGAGCTTTAAG GGAGATAGCATTTACTCGACAGCTGCAGTCAGTCAGTCCCGCGCTAAAGTATTACTACATGGGCTACTACATCCACTCCTGTAAGAAGATGCGTTACAAGGGCAACTTCTATCCTTCAGATCTAGCATGCCCTGAGACTTATAAATGGTGCCCATTAAAGGACTGTATTCCTAAGCTCGAAGTAACGCCATATTCTAGATTAGACCCGGACATTGATAGTGTTGACGACAACTATCCGAAAGATGGCGATATTAATTATGTACCCGTGTTGGCCAAATGTGTTGTAATGCCATATAAAACTTATAAGAGGAAATATGAGAAGGGTAACTTTGAAGAGCTATTGCTGCAGTATTCACAATTAGTTGGAGTGGTTTGTGCCAAGCGCATGATAATAGTAAGTCAATAA